The sequence CGCTTCTGTTTTATTGTTTGAATAACTACCAATAGTAAAAGCTTCTAACTTATTATCAATCCATATTCCTCCAGCTCTCATATCAAGGAAGTCTAAATTATTAATTACATTTTCAATGCCCTTTGATTCGGCTTTTAACTGATTACTTATTATTAACTCTTTTTCATCATTCCATCTTTCTAAACATTCCATAACTTCATCTAGATGGTCTGTGGTTATTGGTCTATATTCATAACGCCCTTCATAATCTCTCATAAAAGCATTTACATGGTTTCTTTTTTTATTGAATTTTTTACCGACAAGGGTTCTTAATTCTTCAGCACTGTATATATAGTCAAAGTTATCTCTATCTTTTGTTACTGTGAATTTGTCTTTATAATTTTCAATAATATGCTTTGCAAATTTTTCTTCAACAGCATACATTGGTAATTTCATTTTTAACTCTTCATTAAAATATTGCCATATAATCTCAAAAGCCTCACTATAATATTCTTCTTTTGCTAATGGCATCATTGAATAATACTGATCTAGATACTGATTTAAAAATATTACATAGTTATCTGTTTTATAAAAATGTGTTTTATAAAGATTATTCCAGAGATAAATGGTGTTAAAATTATACTCACAACTAACGTTCCCATTTAGTTTAAAATAATCTTCTAATTCTTTTTTATCTTCAACAGATAAGGGTTTAAATTCTAGTGTCATAATTGTTTCCTTTCTATATAAATTATTACATTCTTATAACGATACTATCTAAGTCTAATCCACAAATTTCTTTCAAGGATTTAAGTATTATATTTTCAACGAAGCTTTGTCTTTTACACCAGCAAGGGGTATCATCTAAGTTAACAGACAAATAGCTTGTGCTGAAATTCCTAACCCTTCCCCTGTGAAACCTAGTCCCTCTTCTGTAGTTGCTTTTATATTTATATCACTTTCTTCTATATTAAGTGCATTAGATATGTTTTTAACCATTAAAGGTATGTATGGGGCCATCTTAGGTTTTTGAGCTATAATAGTGGAATCAATATTGCCTATCTTATATCCTTTTTCTTCTACCTTAGTTCTAACTATTTCTAATAATTCGATACTAGAAATATCCTTATAAGTACTGTCATTATCCGGAAAAAGCTTTCCTATATCACCTAATGATGCGGCGCCTAAAATTGCATCCATTATAGCATGGGTCAATACATCAGCATCTGAATGTCCCAACAATC comes from Natranaerovirga pectinivora and encodes:
- a CDS encoding DUF2156 domain-containing protein, which gives rise to MTLEFKPLSVEDKKELEDYFKLNGNVSCEYNFNTIYLWNNLYKTHFYKTDNYVIFLNQYLDQYYSMMPLAKEEYYSEAFEIIWQYFNEELKMKLPMYAVEEKFAKHIIENYKDKFTVTKDRDNFDYIYSAEELRTLVGKKFNKKRNHVNAFMRDYEGRYEYRPITTDHLDEVMECLERWNDEKELIISNQLKAESKGIENVINNLDFLDMRAGGIWIDNKLEAFTIGSYSNNKTEAIIHSEKANYNIRGLYAAINQIFLQKAYPNIETVNREDDLGIPGIRKAKMSYRPIKLLKKYNIFQI
- the ispF gene encoding 2-C-methyl-D-erythritol 2,4-cyclodiphosphate synthase, giving the protein MRIGIGYDVHKLVDGRRLIIGGETIPYEKGLLGHSDADVLTHAIMDAILGAASLGDIGKLFPDNDSTYKDISSIELLEIVRTKVEEKGYKIGNIDSTIIAQKPKMAPYIPLMVKNISNALNIEESDINIKATTEEGLGFTGEGLGISAQAICLLT